In Gemmatimonadota bacterium, the genomic window GGTCACCCGGTTGCGGGTCGCTGACGCGGGCGGTGGCGTTGAATTGCGTCTGCGCCGTTCGCGGCAGACTGACGCCCAGTTGCGCGTAGATGCGCAACGTGAATCCCGAACAGTCGACGCCGCGGCCGGCGGGCCCGTTGCCGCCGAAGACGTAGGGCGAGCCCAGCCACGGCTGAATCAATTGCAGCAGTACCGTCGTGATCGCCGTGGCACCCTGCGCCTGCGGCGCGGTATCCACCGGCGGCGCAACTGCTGCCGGTGCCGGGCCCACGAGGGGGGCGGATCCCTCGGAGCCGTTAGTCGTGAGTAACGACTCACCGCTATTGCCCTGCAGCCACCACGGCGCAAACGGCTGTTCAAAGTACCCCAGCAAGGGGGCGATAAACAGGAGAAGAAAAGCAACGACTCCTGCGACGAGCCACCACAGCCAGGTCATACGTGCACCCACGCGCGGCGACCAATGATCGCGGCGACCTGGCCCATGTCCAACCCCGTGAGCACAGCGAGCGAATGCAAACTGACGCCCTTCTCGTGCGCCGCCCTCATTTCGCGAACCATCCATTCGTCGAGGCGGGCTGCCGGGTTGCGTTCGCCGCGCTTGTCGGATGTTCTGCCGCGCCCACGATTTCGCAGGTCGGTCATGTTTTCGACATGGCTGCCGAGACGCAAGTGGGCTAGTCGCACACACCAGCGGTTGTCGCACGAGTGCAGCACGAACAAGCCTGTCGGAATTGGCCCGTGCGCTGACTCCCAGACGATGCGATGCGCGCGGACGTTTCGCGCGCCAATTTTCATGTATCCGTACCCGCTGTAATTACGCGGGCCGGTCCATTCCAAACATTCGCCTGCCTCAACTGT contains:
- a CDS encoding NlpC/P60 family protein translates to MGARMTWLWWLVAGVVAFLLLFIAPLLGYFEQPFAPWWLQGNSGESLLTTNGSEGSAPLVGPAPAAVAPPVDTAPQAQGATAITTVLLQLIQPWLGSPYVFGGNGPAGRGVDCSGFTLRIYAQLGVSLPRTAQTQFNATARVSDPQPGDLVFFKATYDSPDFITHVGIYMGGGRMVSAVEPTLGWASLDTAYWRAHLAGYGRVRLPSPPTQA
- a CDS encoding HNH endonuclease signature motif containing protein; amino-acid sequence: MAKPGRRYLSGHNPNKHRRLPIEQRIAAYTVEAGECLEWTGPRNYSGYGYMKIGARNVRAHRIVWESAHGPIPTGLFVLHSCDNRWCVRLAHLRLGSHVENMTDLRNRGRGRTSDKRGERNPAARLDEWMVREMRAAHEKGVSLHSLAVLTGLDMGQVAAIIGRRAWVHV